Genomic segment of Triticum aestivum cultivar Chinese Spring chromosome 6A, IWGSC CS RefSeq v2.1, whole genome shotgun sequence:
tcttccacgaTGATCATAGGATGGGTTCCTGGTTGGCAGACTGGGATAGCGGGGTGGACGTTGTTTTCTTTGTTTGGGGCCACTTTAGGCCAATTTACTTCTAATCCACACTCGGATCATGTCttattgtatgatgattgtaatGTATTGGTTGATTGTGACAGTTATGTTGTTTGCTTCCTTTGTTATGTCAAGTGTAAGCCAACTTAAACGCTTGTATTCTCACGAAAATTCTTTtctgagcccgggctcatctgcatcCATGTtgaataaaaaaattaaaataaatactagaaaaattaaaaaatctattttttcccatggtagacaatttgatgcgtgaggcccacaccaattttcaaatcatttggacaaaTGAGCAACtttcggcaaaaaagacaaattcagggtcTATAAAATAGTTTACTGTTCATGTATTGTTTTGACCCGAATTgtctttttgctgagagctactcagatgtccaaatgggCTAGAATTTGGAGCGAACCTCACGCAATAAATTTTCTACCATGGGAATTTTTTTGGAatgttttgaatttttctagtattttttatgaattttttctggacgagtgcagatgagcctgggcaccgaatcgCTGCACTTGTATTCTCATCTCTTCAGTTGATGTTGTATTTGTTGTGAAGTCCATCTTGTTACCGACATGTCACACTTACGTGTATGATATTAGTCACATGTTGGAGCATCTTCAATATGCGCTTTTATCATTAGCAAGGATTATAAAGTCTTCGTTCGGGTTAGGACCGCATGTTGGATGTTACACCTTGTGAGCACTAAAAGTTGTCGCTGCTTCCTCCCTCACAGTCATGTATGTTTTCAGGATTTTTTTTTGCCCTCTAAGATACTTGGAATGCGTGATAGCGTGCAAAACTTTATGATTTTGAACATTTGTGGCGTttgtagcaaaaaagaaaaaaattggctGTGAAAGAAACTTTGAAAAAGTAAACTATTTGGGCTCGGTTTTGTCTTCTTTGCTTAGATCTTCTCAAATGTCCAAACATAACGAAAATTTGCACACTCTTAGCGTACTCGATCATCTCCGATGCCAAAAAAATCAAgaactttttgaattttttttatattttgtttGAATTTATTGTTCATCGCGTATAGATGTGCCTGGGCTCATACTTGAATTATCGTACCCAAACCCGTAACTCATCTATAGTAAGACCATTATATGATGGGAAATGCCTTTGGTTCTTGGGTGTATATACAGCCTATATGGAAAAATTAATAATTATGAAGAAGTGAAAATTTCTATAAAAAAATTGGAATAAACTTGATTTTTTTTGCACTAGGATATAAATTTTCGTGAAGAAAAAACCGCTTTGACTTTTGGCCAAAAAACATCAATTTTATTATATATACAAGTACTTTTCACACCTATTTGGCCTTAAATATTTTTTTGCCGAAGTCAACGGTTTTTTTTCTTCACGGTTGTTTTACGAGTATAATAGAAGGTCAAatgtatttcaaaaatatttttcatatttttttaataattatttTTTTTGCATATAGGGTGTACATATACCAAGGAGCCAAATGTCCATATCCATTATATGACACTTGTTTATGGAGGTTTTAGGTGACATAGCACCACTATAGAGCTTGTAGGCAGCTTCTTTATTTGCCTTGCTCTTATGATGGTGGGGAGTACTTATTCTGTTAAACCATCTTACATAGCAACCTAGGTGGAATACTCCTTCTATCAAACCATGTTAATTTTTTGTTGTTGTAACTTCTAGTTGTGTAGGATTTGTGCATCTTCTTATGTAGAGGTCAGGTTTGTAATCATTGCAGTTGTGTCGTATCGATGCAATGTTTTTGAGTCCATAGAAATCTCTATAGAAAAGTAATCAACCTTCGGAACTATTTTAGGATTGAAAAGGAACTGGCTTTGTTTTATACATTGCTTGCTTGGGTAAGGTGGCTAAGGGCAAAAAGGCATCACCTGAGCAACTAATAGTAGAGTCAGTTGTTACGGACCACATCATTAATACTTCGCCCACCTCATTCTCTCAAAAGGGGAGTTAGAGCATGTGATGCTTCTATCTATAAATCTAGAACCCGCTTCTCCTCTCTCCTTCAACTCAACACATATTGTATGTGGCAACTCTTATAGCTGTTTACTTTGCCTTATTATACTTGTTGTATATAGTTTGTTGTTCTCCGACCGATTGACCAACATGGCTTGGTTTATACACTTAGAAGTAATGGACTTGTGGCAACAAATAATATTGATAAATATAAACATGACTTTGATTCAGATTACAAAAGCAGGCCCAATCAATCACATTTCATGCATGGTGTTCTTAAAGTAAATGAGTTTTGTGTTTTTTAGAGGGCCAATATTCCAGAAAACATGGCAGAAGTAGGATTTGTGGTTGAAAGTGGACCTTTATGTGTACAGTTTTTTTATCCGAATATGTGTAGGAAATTCTTCAATGGTTTGGGGGAGGATTAGGATTTGAAGGGGTTTATTAGAGGGAGGCTGCACTTTTTTGGTAGGATCTAAAGAATGTATCTTGAGTGATGGTTGTGCTCCCAATACTTTTACGGAAGCGAGAACTCCTGCACCCGCGTCACTCTCCAGGGGGGTGGCTCGGGTGAcctaaccccgccgccgccgccgcccccttctgCTCCCTCCCCCTCGCCGCCGTCGAGCGTCCCCACCGGGCATAGCCCGTGcggttgccggcggcggcgggcctttCCTCTCCCGTCATGCATGGAGGTCAGCTCTGGACGGTGCGCCGTGCGACGCGGAGCTGCGCACCGGCATGGATCTGGCCCTCTGGCCTCATCTATGGCGCAGTGGCGctggatgctggggcggcggccctagggAGCGGCGGTCCCCTCCTCTCTTCCTCGCGGTGGAGGAGCGGCGGGTGACCGTTTTGGCGGCGGATCGAGGCGTTCTGCTCGGATCTGATGGGCGCGCGCCGTCGCCGGATGTGGCGGTGCTGGCCGTCCTGGGCCGCATGGGTGGCAGGGCGGCTGCGCGTGGTGGAGGCCCCGACGCCTCTGGCCCTTGGCGGCAAGGAGGGCCTGGGTTGGGTCGACGCCATGTGTGGGTTGCCCTCCGGACAGATCTGATCTGGCCAGTGCGACCTCAATGTGCGGCGGCTCAGATCGACGGCGGCCCGTGCACACGATGCTGGATGGCGGTTCCTTcagcggatccgggtgaaaacctagttCTTGGCTTGATGCCAAGACCGGCGTTGGCGGCACTTTTTCgtgtcattaccttcttgaaggcctcaccgtggagaagctccagacctctatccgctacctccgggggaaaccctagttcagtagatcagatgacggcggcgcgttggtgtcgtttcctccttgggggcgtcattcttggaggcgtacacgggttcgagggaccagtgggcggtttttttggtggagcggtgcttcatcctgcaCATTGATGATGGCGGATCTCAgcggcgtggtgcagtggagactcggcgcccgatgcgcggtgctggactcgcgcaggaggaggttactgtttggcgtcatggtgacgtcgatggcagagtagccagacaaggtagaagcgtCAATACGATCTgaagacctgtggaagatggcggcgacgacacacgagtgcgtctgaccggattgtgccccagacccggtatgtggctcggctggggctttcgaatgagtttcggcttccggcttttgatgttaggcttaggtcagtggtttgggtagtgggccagctagcaccccttcatcatattggataggagtagcggcatatgttgccaagatggtggattcaggcacattgttgtaatactttgtaaggtcctcgagaataatcaataaagtggccgtatgcatctcccagatgcagaggccgggggtcgtcgtccttttctaaaaataaaataaaatatagtaatactattcatcacccatgattcagaataagttattcttcatccgagATAATCTTAGGATTGTTTTTTAAATAAATTACATTTGGTATACAAATTACTTCATAAGTAAAAAGAGAATGTAAGAAAATATATAAccgtcgtaaaaaatattttatgttacataaaattacaaacctaaaaacatagtgtaaaatatacataaaatgcaATTTTTCTGTTCTTATGACCTATATTTCTGTTTCCTTATGCCTAATTTTACATAGTGAATCAGCATGAATGTACCTATTTGTATACCAAATGAAATATAACAGCCGTAAGATTTTTATTCTTCACCCTGGATAATGAATAGTATTACTACATACTCCctatgttccaaaataagtgtcttaaccttagtactccctccgtttttatttacttcgcgtattagctttggtcaaactcaaactttgtaaactttgatcaaatttatagacaaaaatattggCATATAggataacaaatcaataccattagattcattgttgaatgtacttccacatcttacagatttgttatggtaaatatttatattcttttttataaacttggtcaaactttaggaagtttgactttagtcaactctaatatgcggagtaaataaaatcggagggagtacaactaactttgtactaaagttaatacaaagttgagatgcttattttaagacggaggaagtattatatatatatatatatatatatatatatatatgtgtatatatatatatatatgtatatctgtgtgtgatGATAAATAATTATTGgatcatttatctgttcattgtGCACTGGCCAAACATGCCATGTGTGGATCAATTGCTTCTTCTCTACAATGTGGCAAAATATGTTTGGTGGAAGATGTGTTTTTTCAAATTCCTGCAATCCAAAGAGGCTCTAAATTTGTCCGTTGTGAGTAGAAATTAAGTTGATGCAAGGTAGTATATGCTCTGGTAGATTTGGAAAATCAGAGACGCAGCACCAGCTTTCAGTTGTGTACAAACATACTTCCGTTGTTATTTCATGTTTAatttttcttcgcctatatatactacaACAGCAAATATAGTTCCCACGTTTCAGTAATCAGTTCCGTCTTCACGCTAACGAACAAAATGATTGGACAAGGTTTGAACGTGGAGGACAGCACGTAGCCCCAAGTGCTTCAGGTATATATACTGTCACCTGGTCAGATTTGTTTTTCTACATGTGTGCACTGCACCACTGTTTCGGCACCCTCTAGCGGGAAAATGAAACCGATAATCCGTTTCCAGAGTCCAGACCTAATCATTCAAGCGGTCGTTCAAGGCCAGCTTGAAAGTAAAATAGTTTCACAAAAGGTGATGAGAAGTAGAAAGTCTTCTAAAGTAAAACTGTTTTTCTTCTGTGTGCATATCCAACAAAACCCCAAGATTTGGTTTATTTCTTGGTTCCCTTCTTGTCTACACGATCTCACGGTTCAAGTGGAAATCGCAGCATCAACTCGTTTTGAACGCAGTGCACTGTGCCGGACAAGTGGCCATGCATCGTACTCCACCCCAGtaccatgagagagagagagagagagaagatgctTGACTTGACCAGAGAAAGAAGGCAGGTGAACAGGCGATGGCTTGGCATCTGCGTCTTCAAGGGCAAAAGGTGCAAAAGCTCTGAGCAAGTTCCAAAGCCGAGGAGAGAGATATAGAGAATGCCTCCCTTCCCAGAAATTATGCAAAAGGGAAAGCTTCCTCCTCTTTTTTCCATTTCAGGGTCTGTCTGGGCTGGAGCCCCTGTTCCAGAAATTGTACTTGGGAGGATCCAGTACAAAAGCACGAGGTGAGAATCTCATCTCGCGCGCAGTGTGAATTTCGGGCTTGGCGTCTTCCCCTCCCTCTCTACTGCAGATTCAATAAATGATCGGTACAGTAGCATCGCTGCCACTGCCACTTTCTCATCTATGCTTTGCTACCTACACGTACTAATGTATAGCCTTCTGTGGCTGTGCATATAATCACACACATAATTGAAGGCAATGAAAGGCCAAATTGACTGAGCACTGGAGTGTCAGCTGCTCAGCTGAGCCCCCAGAAGGCAGAAGCCATTGAAGACTGCATGCAGGTGAAACAAATAGAGAGGGACAGAAGGCTTTTGGCCTGAGCTAGGAGGGGGCGTATGCAGCAAAAACTGAGTACTACCTCCACcatcaggctggtcatagtggggagtaacttatactagtgtgaTGCATATAACACTAGTCTAAGATACTCCCTTCGTTTTAATTTattctgcatattagagttgactgaagtcaaatttagtaaagtttgaccaagtttatagaaaataatatagtcatttatcataataaatctatataatgtgaaagtacatttaataataaatctaatgttgttgatttgttattgtatatcttaatattttttatataaacttgatcaaagcttgtaaagcttgactttaaccaaagctaatatgcgaactaaataaaaacgaagggagtactatcttcatagtgcaaagtaaggcctcctttggtttagaggaatttcataggaattctagaggataggattcttataaatttttttcctttagagccctttggttcataggaatggattcctattcctacataggattgattcctatcctccacatttcataggaaaataaaaaagagcctagactcaatggaaaaatttctttggtgtcaaccaaatgacatcttgtttcctattcctactcataggatttgagatacatgtcatctcatttcctacaagattcatattcctatgataatcctattctatgaaccaaaggaggcctaacaTAGTACTAGTGtcatagatgacttcatttattagcttgtaaaCTCATCTTGTATTGGGaagcgttatgttacagtaacatattatgttactatttctcattaactacttgccacataagcaaaattttcttgaaatgcgctatgttactagctaagttactcccactatgactagcctcatGTGGCTCCTCATAGGAAGAAGAGCTTAATTCATGGACCGAGACATGCTAGTTTGCATATACTCCTACCAGTACTGTACAATTTATATCTTGATGTAAAGCACAGTGTTCCAAACACATGCACGCTTTAGACCAAGCTAGGGCTTACAAATTTTGACCAGCACGGGAACCCATCGATTCAAGAATTGACCGTAGATGTGCAATTTATATGTCATGGAATGCATGTGAAACGCTGGAAGCaaccgtgcatgcatgcatgcatgaagttTGCCATGGAAACGAAAGGGGAGCAAAAGTTTCAAGGAACATCATTCTACAGCAAGATACATCCAGATCATAGAACAGAACATTACAAACGAAAACGAAGAGGAAGGGAAAGAAAAACACTCGTTGTTGCCAGAAAAACAAAACATTGGATCTCACTGACCTTTCAACTTATTGAGAATTTGATCTTGGACCAACTGTTTCTTGTCCCTTGAATGATCAGCTTCCTACTAGCTCCCTGAACATAGTATACCTCTCATGATCTCCAATAGATCTCCCTCCTGTATACCCAATCTTTGCAACGCATGCATGCGTGTAAATAGCACCAAGATCACAAGGTCAGCCCAATGAACAATCCAGCAATGCATAAGCTCTCCATCTGTACTGGATATCAATAGCTTCTCCGCCACTTCAAACTTCTGTGATGTCTTCGTCATGTGAGTGTAGAACTGTGGATTGCAGTTGCACTGCCTAGACATGCATCAGAACGGTGGCctgactccgccaccgccgccaccccagGCTCCAAAGTTATCTCCGGGAAGCTGGTAGTTCCCCACATTCCCGCCGGCAAGGTTGTAGAGCGACATGCCGCCAGCATCGCCTCCGGTCACGCCGGAGGACTGCGATGCCGCCGGCTGCTGCCCTGGTGGCCCGCCTGACTGTGCCACTTGATCTTGCGCTTCCgctccagcggcggcggctgccacctcctcttcctccccctccagcgggagccGCTCGTACACGGCGTTCGAGAACGACGCGGCCATCAGGACGACGGGCCCCGCGGCGACCAGAGTTCCCACCACGCTACCGCCGATCACCTGGCCCTGCCCGCCGGAGAGGAACACGGTGAGGCCACTGGCGCcagggggcgcgggcggcggcagcaCCGTGCCGGTGAGCGAGAGGATCTCGAACCGGCCCCGGAGCGTGGCCACCACGCTGCCCGGGGGCGACGCACCCGGCTGGCGGAGCGCCACGTTgacgacggcgccgccgccgctcaGCACACAGACGCCACGGCCGCGGCGGCGCGCGTACTCGGAGACGCAGTCGACGATATCGGCCCCCGCGGAGACCTCGAGGACGTGCGAGTGCAGCGCGTTGGGGCTGTCGCGCGTCACGATGATGGGCGGCTTGGGCTTGTTCTTGGACCCCGCGGGTCGGCCGCGCGGACGGCGGGTgggcccgcccgagccgccgctgccgcctcctccgctGCTACCGTCGACCGGGACCATGGCAGACGACGACGGCTGGTcagcgccagcgccgccgccgctcccgccggCGTCCGCGTCGCCCACGGGGGTCTTGTCGGGCGACGACATCTTGGAGTGCTCCATCTTGACGTGGGAGTTGGGCGAGAGCGGcgagggctgctgctgctgctgcgggcgGAGCAGGTGGTGGAAGTAGCGCGAGCTGCCGGCGCCCGGGCTGCCCCCGCCAGGGTCCATCCCGGCCATGGCCGCTTCATCTGGCCGCTCCCACCACTTGCCGGCCGCCAGCTTTGCCGTCGATCGGTCGCCCTCCACACCTCCTTCTCTTCAGCGCTAGCTCCACCGCCACTACACCGATTACCCACAGCAGACTAATTAGTTCGCATGCGGCAGTGCAGCACAGCTACGAAAGGAGAGAAGCAAGCAACACGAAATGGAAGATCTTATATCCATGGGGGGCtactctttcttttctttctatccTGGCGGCGTCGTCAACTTGACGACTTGCCTAGACTCTAGAGCTGCTCTAAGCAATGATGCACTCTAGCTAGCTAGTAAAGCAAGCTCGCGAGCTCATGTTCCTTACCTCCAGCACAAGCTTCCCCCCGACGGCGGCGGCGCTTTGCGGCAGAGACGCGCCTCCCCCTCCACCAAGCGCGCTTTCCCGGCCCGTGAGCTAGCGCGCAGCCAGCTGCCCGGGCAAGAGCAAGACGGATCGGTCGAGGTCTCCACACGTACTAAGAGGGAGCGCAGGATCGAGAAGAGGCCGGACGTGGCGGCGAGGGATGGAGGGAGCGGCGAATTAAAGGCGGGCTGGGAGGAAGAAGGGGGGACGGCGAGGGATGGGATGGCGCTGCTGATAAGGCCCGACCTCGCAGTCTCGCTATCTCATCTATGTAGTAGTACGAGCATGATGGCTCCCGATTCCGAGAAGTCCCACCGCACCCCCCACCAACTCCGTTTTTACTCGCTCCAGGTCGGGCCGGGGAAGCGATGGCCCGCGCAATCCCAAAGCGACGCGCCCCGATCGAGCCCGGCCGTGGACTCGTTTGTCGCGTTAGTTGGACCGGCCGGCCGGCCAGGACACGGGCGCCCGCGCGGGGGACCCTAGGCTGCGTCTAGAGCCACAACGGCGCAGGCCAGCCCGAGCGCGCGCGCGCGCGGACACGTACCGCGCGTACGTGCCGCCCTAGCGCACGCGCTAGCTAGCTCCAGTGCGCGCCTGCCGATGCCGTTGTGACCGCAGCGCAGAGTCTGGTGGACAGTAGGCAGACAAGGCTAAATGAAGGCGTGAGCTAGCATAGGGGGCGCGTCTAAATTAGGGACGTTTTACTGTGCTGGTCATTCCTTTTCTTTATAGTATACGGCTGGCCAGGTACGCACGCACAGGACAGCCGGCCTCGTACGATACGGTTGTACGTATGCTTGGGTTAATTAACCTAACCAGTAACCACGACATGCTGTCATGATCATCACTCGCGCGACCGATTTAAAATGGACTGGTTGGAATCTGGACACTGCTGGGATGATGGAAGCTACGTTCACAAGTAATGCTTCGACTTAGTACGATCGTAGCACATGTACAGCTATTCTCGCACTAATTAATCATGCTAGCACTCCCATGGCTCCATGCATGAATAATGTGCCATATACGCGGCGCCGTACGTGGCCCACGGGTCCCGTCGAGACATGGATAATCAGAGGGGAGGAAGGGGATTAACTAGGGTTTGTTGTGGTGGAGCTTTTCTccgaggacaaggaggacaatCAAACCTTGGCGCTTTGCCCAGGCGTTCCATCTCTTCCGATCAGGGGTCATTGTCATGTGACACACGCGGGAGCCAACGAATTTCAATGGCCACGCCCTGATTGGTGCCATCTCCAGACGCGGCAGTACAATACACGTACTGACTGATCGAGACGGCGACAAATCAGGGCCGGGATAATACTCGCGAAAATGGGCGTGCGTCAACGCGAGCTTCACACGCATAAAAGAATTGCGAGTGTGTGCACAGCGAGTTTGTATATATCCGACCTCCGAGGTGAGGCTCTCCGACCCGATCTTTAGTTTAGTTCCGGCGGCTAGTATTCGTGTTCTTCGGAGGTGCGTGATTACGACACCCACCAGCTTTTTAACAATAGTAGTAATCTAAGATTTGACCCAGACAATGGAGCAGGACTTCTTGTGTTTGCTTACCATTGGTGTGCACATGTGTATGGTGCGTAAACAGTACGACCCACCACCATGGGTGATTATAATCGATATTTGATGAATCCTCACATGCCCTCCGGCCCCTTCTTCGCCTCATGTGCAGTGGTGAAATTAGAGAACAAGACCATTGAGGTCAGCTTCGTTGCTTTAAGGTGTACTCTCGGCAGTGACAAAGACAAATTAGTGCAAaatcgggcaatagcaccggttcgtaaggccctttagtaccggttcggtaaccggcactaaaatATGGACACTAAAggtccccctttagtaccggttcagcacgaaccggtgctaaagggcaaccacgtgtcACGAGTCAGCTCcaggggcagggagccctttagtaccggttggtgacaccaaccggtattaaaaggttggggggttttgggtttataatttctttttcatttaattttgtatttttcatttaattcttttcgtttgctggtattttacgatactacatattgtacacattatgcatatatataaatagaatttctagtagaaccgatcatatatatatgtatatatatatcatcgaatgtctcacaaccacaaccaccattaattaattcacacatatatacacacatgttaAATACAATTAGCTAGTTATATACAATTTCttctaattggtgccttcggagccagtggcattagactaattggtgcctttggagcacgataacaattggaagtgcttcatgggggcggtagcgggtaaaagtattctcctttgggatctatgacctagtcgagcaaaaatcccgctatttcctcttgaattgcttctatgcggtcgtCTGGTAGGAGCTTCttccgcacctctttgaactgttaagaaggagatcaatatgcatgtgtattagttgtgtgactagatatcgataatggtgtaaaaattgtgaagagtgttctgacaaacgtacccactcatgtctttgagatctgctcctttcggacgccatcatgcgaatgttctcgcaaacgcagtatgcacacagattattccccggcgcctgcttcagggcctttacgagaatggaatttgatcagataataattaatcaagcatgataattaaagagatgacctcttcgcataggtgaactagaacgcgcgtcatgatgttgaagaaggatggtgggaacaccaactcgaaactgacaagacattgcaccaaatcattctctaaccttggtatgatttctggatcgattacctgctgagagattgcattgaggaatgcacatagcttcacaatggctaatcaaacgttttccggtagaagccccctcaatgcaaccggaagcagttgcgtcataatcacgtggcagtcatgagacattaggttctgaaactttttctctgccatgtttattattccctttatattcgacgagaagccagacggtacattaatactgagcaggcattcaaagaagattgccttctcttctttggtaagagcgtagcttgcctgaccctgatgtatgccgtcttttccgtgcatacgttgctggtcctcccgtgcctcaggtgtatcttttgtcttcccatacacgcccaagaagccaagcagggtcacacaaagattcttcgtcatgtgcatcacgtcgattgcggagcggacctctaggtctttccaatagggcaggttccaaaatatagatttcttcttccacatgagtgcgcgtccgtcagcgtcattcgaaacaggttgtccaccaggaccctttccaaagaccaccttcaaatccttgaccatatcatgtacatcagcatcagtacggtggcgaggcttcgtccggtgatccgcctcacctttgaaatgcttgcctttctttcttacgggatgcctactcggaagaaatcgacgatgtcccaggtacacattcttcttacaattagtcaaacatatactgtcggtatcgtccaaacagtgcgtgcatgcgcggtatcccttatttgtctgtcctgaaaggttactgagagcaggccaatcattgatggtcacgaacagcaacgcctttaggtcaaattctttccccatgtgctcatcccacgcacgtacacctgttccattccatagttgtaagcgttcttcaactaatggccttaggtacacatcaatgtcgttgctgggttgcttagggccttggatgagcactggcatcataatgaacttccgcttcatgcacaaccaaggaggaaggttatacaaacatagagtcacaggc
This window contains:
- the LOC123128172 gene encoding AT-hook motif nuclear-localized protein 25; the encoded protein is MAGMDPGGGSPGAGSSRYFHHLLRPQQQQQPSPLSPNSHVKMEHSKMSSPDKTPVGDADAGGSGGGAGADQPSSSAMVPVDGSSGGGGSGGSGGPTRRPRGRPAGSKNKPKPPIIVTRDSPNALHSHVLEVSAGADIVDCVSEYARRRGRGVCVLSGGGAVVNVALRQPGASPPGSVVATLRGRFEILSLTGTVLPPPAPPGASGLTVFLSGGQGQVIGGSVVGTLVAAGPVVLMAASFSNAVYERLPLEGEEEEVAAAAAGAEAQDQVAQSGGPPGQQPAASQSSGVTGGDAGGMSLYNLAGGNVGNYQLPGDNFGAWGGGGGGVRPPF